From Terriglobia bacterium, one genomic window encodes:
- a CDS encoding NADH-quinone oxidoreductase subunit M, which translates to MDFFRQHILSITTFTPLVGAFLLLFVGKENKNAIRWIANLFGFLGMLVSLPLWFWYNRADGGFQFIERHEWIKTIGANYSLGADGISLLLILLTTVLGAIAILSSWTAIELRVKEYYIFLLLLQVGMIGVFCSLDFFLFYVFWEVMLVPMYFLIGVWGSDRRLYSAIKFFLYTLVGSVVMLLGILVLYFHMPEGQRTFDYVQIMSYLHASPLASNIARFVWLAFFLGFAIKVPMFPFHTWLPDAHTDAPTAGSVILAGVLLKMGTYGFIRFSLPLLPNESQYFKGMMAVLAIIGIVYGALVAMMQKDWKRLVAYSSVSHLGFVMLGMFCFNPNGVNGSVLQMINHGISTGGLFLIVGLVYERRHTRMISEYSGLSHVMPVYATYFMIIMLSSLGLPLLNGFIGEFTILQGAFQVSYVWAAFAVSGIILGAAYLLWLYQRTMFGEITNEKNKTLKDLNFREVATLFPLVVLALWIGIYPKPFFEILERPVNKVVATVQPDKFTVDSMGNLIIPGKAKAGPLPAAMPGATEEAKVIENSVPTARSVTPPVEKK; encoded by the coding sequence ATGGATTTCTTTCGCCAGCACATTCTATCGATCACGACCTTTACGCCACTCGTGGGGGCATTTCTCCTGCTGTTTGTCGGCAAAGAGAACAAGAATGCGATCCGTTGGATTGCCAACCTTTTCGGATTTCTCGGCATGCTCGTTTCCCTGCCGCTGTGGTTTTGGTACAACCGCGCCGACGGGGGATTTCAGTTTATCGAGCGGCACGAATGGATCAAGACCATTGGCGCCAACTACAGCCTGGGGGCCGATGGCATCTCTCTCTTGCTGATCCTGCTCACTACGGTCCTCGGAGCGATCGCAATACTCTCCTCATGGACGGCCATCGAACTCCGCGTTAAGGAATACTACATCTTCCTCCTCTTGCTCCAGGTGGGGATGATCGGGGTCTTCTGTTCACTCGATTTCTTCCTCTTTTATGTCTTTTGGGAAGTGATGTTGGTGCCGATGTACTTCCTGATCGGTGTGTGGGGGAGCGACCGGCGGCTGTACTCCGCGATCAAGTTCTTCCTGTACACCTTGGTCGGTTCGGTCGTGATGTTGTTGGGCATCCTGGTGCTTTATTTCCACATGCCGGAGGGGCAGCGGACTTTTGATTATGTTCAGATCATGAGCTACCTGCATGCGAGTCCGCTGGCGTCCAACATTGCTCGCTTTGTGTGGCTGGCCTTCTTCCTGGGATTTGCCATCAAGGTGCCCATGTTCCCGTTCCACACCTGGCTGCCCGATGCGCATACGGATGCGCCCACCGCGGGGTCCGTCATCCTGGCCGGCGTTCTGCTGAAGATGGGAACATACGGTTTCATCCGCTTCTCTCTGCCGCTTCTTCCCAATGAATCCCAGTATTTCAAAGGAATGATGGCGGTGCTGGCCATCATCGGCATTGTGTACGGGGCGCTGGTCGCGATGATGCAAAAGGACTGGAAACGGCTCGTCGCCTATTCCTCGGTCAGCCACCTCGGGTTTGTCATGCTGGGAATGTTCTGCTTCAACCCCAATGGGGTGAACGGCAGCGTGCTGCAGATGATCAATCACGGCATATCCACCGGCGGTCTCTTCTTGATCGTGGGGTTGGTCTACGAACGCCGCCACACGCGGATGATCAGTGAGTACAGCGGCCTCTCCCATGTGATGCCGGTGTATGCCACCTATTTTATGATCATCATGCTCTCGTCGCTGGGTCTGCCCCTGCTGAACGGTTTCATCGGAGAATTCACCATCCTCCAGGGCGCGTTTCAGGTGAGTTACGTCTGGGCGGCCTTCGCCGTGTCGGGCATTATCCTGGGTGCGGCGTACCTCTTGTGGCTCTATCAGCGCACCATGTTCGGCGAGATCACCAACGAAAAGAACAAGACACTGAAGGACCTCAACTTCCGGGAAGTGGCCACGTTATTCCCGCTGGTGGTGCTGGCGTTGTGGATCGGGATCTACCCCAAACCCTTTTTCGAGATTCTGGAACGTCCTGTCAACAAGGTGGTGGCGACCGTTCAACCCGACAAGTTCACGGTCGACTCGATGGGGAATCTAATTATCCCAGGGAAAGCCAAGGCTGGTCCCTTACCAGCCGCGATGCCCGGAGCAACCGAGGAAGCGAAAGTCATTGAGAATAGCGTCCCTACGGCGAGGTCGGTGACACCCCCGGTGGAGAAGAAATGA
- a CDS encoding NADH-quinone oxidoreductase subunit N, whose translation MLMYNQFFQVTDVIAIYPQLLLALFGLGVLIVDLFLDRAWKVLNAFTALLGIAYATYALIQIRKFNVSAYNGAIVNDSFAVYFQFVFLITTALVIFISARYLTIEGEHRGDYYALILFSLIGMNFMVMGMDIITLYIALELMAVSEYILVGYLRTNRQSNEASLKFFLLGAFSSGILLYGISLLYGISGSTDLRVIGQKLAERPANDPLTLIALVTLTAGLLFKVAGVPFHQWLPDAYEGAPSPITAFISVAPKAAAFALTLRFLFIALKPLQVNWIPMLSVICVLTMTVGNITAISQSNIKRLLAYSSIAHAGYLMLGIIAGNDYGITGIAIYFLVYMFMNIGAWTLVVAMRRKDLIGDQIQDMSGMFQKNPAAAVLMLIFMLSLAGIPPTAGFIGKYYLFASVIQTKHYALAIIAVLNAAVSLYYYFRVVVVMFMNDKVDEEKMVLSPGVLTTLAVTLAFTLIIGIYPDPFIRFAQNSLALFQ comes from the coding sequence CTGCTCATGTATAACCAATTCTTTCAAGTCACCGACGTCATTGCGATTTATCCCCAGTTGCTGCTGGCCCTGTTTGGGCTGGGCGTCCTCATTGTCGATCTCTTCCTCGACCGTGCCTGGAAGGTCTTGAACGCCTTCACGGCGTTGTTGGGCATCGCTTACGCCACGTACGCCCTGATCCAGATCCGAAAGTTCAACGTGAGTGCCTACAACGGCGCCATCGTGAACGACTCGTTTGCGGTCTATTTCCAGTTTGTCTTCCTGATCACCACGGCCCTGGTGATCTTCATTTCAGCGCGCTATCTCACCATCGAAGGCGAACACCGCGGCGATTATTATGCCTTGATCCTTTTCTCTCTGATCGGCATGAATTTCATGGTGATGGGAATGGACATCATCACCCTGTACATCGCCCTGGAGCTGATGGCCGTTTCGGAATACATCCTGGTGGGATACCTGCGTACCAATCGTCAGTCGAACGAAGCCTCCCTGAAGTTTTTCCTGCTGGGCGCCTTTTCTTCGGGCATCCTCCTCTATGGGATCTCGCTGCTTTATGGAATCAGCGGATCGACCGACCTGCGCGTCATCGGGCAGAAACTGGCCGAGCGCCCTGCCAACGATCCACTGACACTGATCGCCCTGGTCACGCTGACGGCGGGACTGCTTTTCAAAGTGGCGGGTGTTCCTTTCCATCAGTGGCTGCCTGACGCTTACGAAGGGGCTCCGTCCCCCATCACAGCCTTCATTTCCGTTGCGCCCAAGGCGGCCGCGTTTGCCCTCACCCTTCGCTTTCTCTTTATCGCTCTCAAGCCTCTCCAGGTCAACTGGATCCCCATGCTTTCCGTCATTTGTGTGTTGACGATGACGGTGGGCAATATCACCGCGATTTCGCAGTCGAACATCAAGCGGCTGCTTGCGTATTCCTCCATCGCCCACGCCGGGTACCTGATGCTGGGTATAATCGCGGGAAATGATTACGGGATCACGGGGATTGCCATCTACTTCCTCGTGTACATGTTCATGAATATCGGGGCGTGGACGCTGGTGGTGGCCATGCGGCGCAAGGACCTGATCGGCGACCAGATTCAGGATATGTCGGGGATGTTTCAGAAGAACCCGGCGGCGGCCGTGCTGATGCTGATCTTCATGCTGTCACTCGCAGGGATCCCACCGACCGCGGGCTTTATCGGAAAGTACTATCTGTTTGCCTCTGTCATTCAAACCAAACACTATGCGCTGGCCATCATCGCTGTCCTCAATGCGGCGGTCTCCCTCTATTACTACTTCCGCGTGGTCGTCGTCATGTTCATGAACGACAAGGTCGATGAGGAAAAGATGGTGCTTTCCCCCGGCGTGCTGACAACCCTGGCCGTGACCCTGGCCTTCACCCTCATCATCGGCATCTATCCCGACCCCTTCATTCGCTTCGCCCAGAATTCCCTCGCGCTTTTCCAGTAA